A genomic region of Haliotis asinina isolate JCU_RB_2024 chromosome 1, JCU_Hal_asi_v2, whole genome shotgun sequence contains the following coding sequences:
- the LOC137272714 gene encoding acidic leucine-rich nuclear phosphoprotein 32 family member E-like, protein MESQEGIKRCRRVLKKKHRRRSISDVLLEYTEDDDDDDDERHRCSSVSDVLLEFTYDDDDDDDDDDDDAERHRCSSVSDVLLEFTYDNDDDDDDDDDDAERPRCSSVSDVLLEFTYDDDDDDDDDDDDERHRCSSVSDVLLEFTYDDDDDDDDDNDDDDERHM, encoded by the coding sequence ATGGAATCACAAGAAGGAATCAAAAGATGCAGGCGTGTTTTGAAGAAGAAACACAGACGTAGAAGTATAAGTGATGTTCTGTTAGAATATacagaggatgatgatgacgatgatgatgaaagaCACAGATGTAGTAGTGTAAGTGATGTTTTGTTAGAATTTACgtatgacgatgacgacgatgatgatgatgatgacgatgatgctgAAAGACACAGATGTAGTAGTGTAAGTGATGTTTTGTTAGAATTTACGTATGAcaatgacgacgatgatgatgatgatgacgatgatgctgAAAGACCCAGATGTAGTAGTGTAAGTGATGTTTTGTTAGAATTTACgtatgacgatgacgacgatgatgatgatgacgatgatgatgaaagaCACAGATGTAGTAGCGTAAGTGATGTTTTGTTAGAATTTAcgtatgatgatgatgatgatgatgacgatgacaatgacgatgatgatgaaagaCATATGTAA